A genomic region of Arachis hypogaea cultivar Tifrunner chromosome 5, arahy.Tifrunner.gnm2.J5K5, whole genome shotgun sequence contains the following coding sequences:
- the LOC112803310 gene encoding protein FAR1-RELATED SEQUENCE 5-like, giving the protein MQDADDGMSGETVPAEEAEAMDSSAADADIDAEAAVRIVDGIGSFRAIEFSSLTAKDVLTTEFTSLQAAYDYYNEFGCMKGFSVKRSNVGRRTKQGAEGKIIWQIFVCSREGERDGKHMHREDRKKDPRPITRCRCEARIKVHVDDASGRWGLSRSYRAVKEGDLHQINSIRKSGLQVPTIFRAFANQSGGFETVGFESLDVDKRLENLFWCDGTSRYDYNVFGDVLGFDATYGRNKYKCPLVIFSGVDHHMRTVVFGCAILSNESEASYVWLLRSFLEAMKEKQPKSVITDGNLAMKSAVSTVFPGAHHRLCSWHLLRNATARVGRLGFLRKFCLCLMGDLEVNEFETIWTNSVVDHGLEDHPWIVDMYSKKHSWSNAHIWEKFFAGLKTTSRCEALNMQLRKFIHNGYNLREFVEHF; this is encoded by the exons ATGCAGGATGCTGATGATGGAATGAGCGGCGAAACCGTGCCGGCAGAGGAAGCAGAAGCGATGGATTCGTCTGCCGCAGATGCGGACATAGATGCAGAAGCAGCAGTGAGGATTGTTGATGGGATAGGGTCCTTTCGTGCAATTGAATTTTCTTCCCTGACAGCCAAAGACGTGCTGACGACGGAGTTCACAAGCCTACAGGCAGCTTATGACTACTACAACGAATTCGGTTGCATGAAAGGATTCTCGGTCAAGAGGTCCAATGTGGGTCGCAGAACAAAGCAGGGGGCAGAGGGCAAAATAATTTGGCAGATATTTGTGTGCTCGAGGGAAGGAGAGCGCGACGGGAAACATATGCATCGGGAAGACAGGAAGAAGGATCCTCGACCGATCACACGGTGCAGGTGTGAAGCCCGGATTAAGGTCCACGTTGATGATGCCAGCGGGCGATG GGGTCTGTCGCGGTCATACAGAGCAGTCAAAGAAGGGGATTTGCACCAAATCAATTCCATAAGGAAATCTGGGTTGCAGGTGCCGACGATTTTCCGTGCGTTTGCCAATCAGTCAGGAGGATTTGAGACTGTTGGGTTCGAG TCGCTGGATGTTGACAAGAGGTTGGAAAATCTCTTCTGGTGCGATGGTACAAGTCGTTATGACTACAACGTCTTTGGTGATGTCCTGGGTTTTGATGCAACTTACGGTCGTAACAAATACAAGTGCCCTTTGGTAATATTCTCAGGGGTGGACCATCATATGCGGACGGTGGTGTTCGGCTGTGCCATCTTGAGCAATGAGAGCGAAGCAAGCTATGTGTGGTTGCTGCGGTCATTCCTTGAGGCAATGAAGGAAAAACAGCCGAAGTCTGTTATCACGGACGGTAACCTCGCCATGAAGAGTGCGGTTAGCACAGTTTTTCCTGGTGCACATCATAGGTTGTGTAGCTGGCATCTGTTAAGGAACGCCACTGCTAGAGTTGGACGGCTGGGTTTTCTTAGGAAATTCTGTCTATGCCTCATGGGAGATCTAGAGGTTAACGAATTTGAGACAATATGGACAAATAGCGTGGTGGACCACGGGTTGGAGGATCATCCGTGGATAGTAGATATGTATTCCAAGAAGCATTCCTGGTCCAATGCCCATATCTGGGAGAAATTCTTCGCAGGACTGAAGACGACATCCAGGTGCGAGGCTTTGAATATGCAGCTTAGAAAATTTATACACAACGGGTACAATCTGAGGGAGTTTGTGGAGCACTTCTAA
- the LOC112800923 gene encoding glutamyl-tRNA(Gln) amidotransferase subunit A, chloroplastic/mitochondrial isoform X2: MSSVWVALLKVTANPWDLSTVPGGSAAAVSARQCVVSLGSDTGESVKLSKMRLVRMEGQHQVMKVLYLRMLRFKLILS, encoded by the exons ATGAGTTCGGTATGGGTAGCACTACTGAAG GTCACAGCCAATCCATGGGATCTTTCTACGGTGCCAGGAGGATCGGCAGCTGCAGTTTCTGCCAGGCAGTGTGTGGTATCGCTGGGAAGTGATACTGGTGAAAGCGTGAAGTTATCAAAG ATGCGTTTGGTGAGAATGGAAGGCCAGCATCAGGTGATGAAAGTGCTGTACCTCCGAATGCTTCGCTTCAAATTGATCTTGAGTTGA
- the LOC112800923 gene encoding glutamyl-tRNA(Gln) amidotransferase subunit A, chloroplastic/mitochondrial isoform X1 — protein sequence MGSTTEGSAFEVTANPWDLSTVPGGSAAAVSARQCVVSLGSDTGESVKLSKMRLVRMEGQHQVMKVLYLRMLRFKLILS from the exons ATGGGTAGCACTACTGAAGGTTCTGCATTTGAG GTCACAGCCAATCCATGGGATCTTTCTACGGTGCCAGGAGGATCGGCAGCTGCAGTTTCTGCCAGGCAGTGTGTGGTATCGCTGGGAAGTGATACTGGTGAAAGCGTGAAGTTATCAAAG ATGCGTTTGGTGAGAATGGAAGGCCAGCATCAGGTGATGAAAGTGCTGTACCTCCGAATGCTTCGCTTCAAATTGATCTTGAGTTGA